The window TGCAATCCGGCTAGCAAAGGATTTCCGCGTAATTGTTCTGGTCGCACGGAATGGAGACGCCCTTGGTGACGTGTCTGAGGCCGTCCGAACGGCTGGCGCGGAACCGCTCAATATCGCGCTGGATCTCAGTCTCCTGGACTCGCCGGACACTGTAATCAAGACAACGGTTGAACGTTACGGGCGTATCGACGCAGTGCTCAATATCGCGGGGGCAGTACCGCAAATTGATCTCTTTGAGATGACCGATCAGCAGTGGAACGCAGGCATGGAACTGAAGCTTCATGGTGCGCGCAGACTGACGATTCAGGCGTGGGGCGAACTGAAGAAGACTCAGGGTTCGGTCGTCTTCATGTCCGGCAGCGCAGCGCTAGATCCGAAACCAGCATTCGCCGCTGTTGCAACAACGAATGCTGCCATCATCGCAATGGCCAAGGCATTTGCCGAGCAAGGAATCAAGGATGGAGTTCAGGTTAACAGCGTCGTTCCAGGAGCAGTGATGACGGGAAGACGCCGCTCCTTCCTTGAAAAGTGGGCTCTGGCTCACAATATGAGCGTTGAGGAAGCAACGAAACAGTTCCCTGAAGAGGTTGGTATCAGCCGATATGGGCAGCCCGAGGAGATTGCGGAGTTGATGGCCTTTATGGTTTCACCGGCGGCGAAGTGGATGACAGGAACCTCGGTACGG is drawn from Edaphobacter lichenicola and contains these coding sequences:
- a CDS encoding SDR family oxidoreductase, translating into MNNSVAIVTGASQGIGRSTAIRLAKDFRVIVLVARNGDALGDVSEAVRTAGAEPLNIALDLSLLDSPDTVIKTTVERYGRIDAVLNIAGAVPQIDLFEMTDQQWNAGMELKLHGARRLTIQAWGELKKTQGSVVFMSGSAALDPKPAFAAVATTNAAIIAMAKAFAEQGIKDGVQVNSVVPGAVMTGRRRSFLEKWALAHNMSVEEATKQFPEEVGISRYGQPEEIAELMAFMVSPAAKWMTGTSVRMDGGEIKGI